CCTAATTCATTACTCACCAAATACTTATCAAATGTTCCCGAATAACATGGTAATGCTGATTGGCTATGTAGGTCAGCATCTTACAATAAGCAAGACAACGAAGGGAGTTAAAAGACTGAAGATCCGGGTAGCCACCCACAACGTTTACAAGGGAGAGAAAAAAGAGCACCGATATACCACCATCTGGCACAACGTAATTGCCTGGGGCAAACTGGCAGATCTTGCCGCCACGCGTTTTGTCAAAGGCAGCCGCATCAGGGTGCATGGTTCTATTTGTTACCGGAGTTTTAACACTAAAGAAGGCTGTGTTCGCCACATCGCAGAGATAAAAGCTGAATTCCTGCAAAACCTGGATCGCTAATCCCTTAAAATCCTGATCATGCAACCCTTTAAATATTTGGTATCCCACAAAATCATCTATTGGGGCTGTCTTTTCGATTCCCTGTTGGAACTAAAATACGCCATCTCAATTCATAAAGACTACGAATTTCTTCGCGCCTACATCCCGGTCTATTACGACCCCAAAACCCGCAAACCGGTTGTTCATATAAGGGGCAATACCCGGCGCTACACCCCCGATTTCTTGATCCGCCATAAACTCACCCGGGAAGCCCACTGGGTGGAAATCAAACCCGGGGCCTTTGCCAGCAGCCCACAACTGGTCATACGCAAAGAGGTCGCAGAAAATTACATCCGCTGGAAAAAATAT
The Niastella koreensis GR20-10 genome window above contains:
- a CDS encoding single-stranded DNA-binding protein — encoded protein: MFPNNMVMLIGYVGQHLTISKTTKGVKRLKIRVATHNVYKGEKKEHRYTTIWHNVIAWGKLADLAATRFVKGSRIRVHGSICYRSFNTKEGCVRHIAEIKAEFLQNLDR